Proteins from a single region of Atribacteraceae bacterium:
- a CDS encoding monovalent cation/H+ antiporter subunit D family protein: MLEHSIVLLIITPLVGAYLIPLLGLWRERLSYPVAIAAVLLSAFFTFGLTGSVLTRGTIRYAVGGWPPPYGIELAADPLSAFMCLTISLISLLAVIYSKSYIEKELPGGKTTSYYTLLLLLIGGMLGAVVTGDLFNLFVLTEIFSISAYALVSIAERRGSFIASYRYLILAAIGTSLILLGTGYLYIITGTLNMADLALRLPTLDDPWVVFGAIAFFVVGFGIKTALFPLHAWLPNAYAVAPAPVSAIFSALVAKVGAYSLIRVLFTIFGVQLITGPIPVAAALTWVAAATILMGSLYAISQTDIKKMLAYSSVANTGYVLLGAGLAVELGMTGGILHILNHALATGCLFFCAGAVLYKTGIHRIEDFRGLGSKMPLTMAAFTLAAVSQVGIPPTAGFVSKFYLSLGALEAGEWIFIIVISLGSLMSALFYLRVIKLIYFGGDKLKEKAQMDELPPGMIIPIMILALGCVVLGIFVGLPLSMVESAVKLLLGM; the protein is encoded by the coding sequence ATGCTGGAGCATTCCATTGTACTATTGATTATAACGCCGTTGGTCGGTGCGTACCTCATCCCATTATTGGGGTTATGGCGAGAAAGACTTAGCTATCCGGTAGCCATAGCCGCGGTACTACTCTCAGCTTTCTTCACGTTCGGACTGACCGGCTCGGTACTGACCCGGGGTACCATTCGGTATGCCGTGGGGGGTTGGCCGCCCCCCTATGGGATCGAGTTGGCAGCGGACCCGCTCAGTGCTTTTATGTGCCTCACCATCTCTCTGATTAGCCTTCTTGCGGTGATATATTCCAAGAGCTACATCGAGAAAGAGTTGCCCGGGGGGAAAACAACTTCCTACTACACCCTGCTGTTGCTCCTGATCGGTGGTATGCTGGGAGCGGTAGTTACCGGTGACCTTTTTAACTTGTTTGTATTAACGGAGATATTTTCGATATCCGCATATGCCTTGGTGTCTATAGCCGAAAGGCGAGGCTCGTTCATAGCCAGTTACCGCTATTTGATACTGGCGGCAATCGGTACCAGCCTCATACTGCTGGGGACCGGCTACCTCTATATAATCACCGGTACGCTGAATATGGCAGATCTCGCCCTCAGACTGCCGACATTGGATGACCCCTGGGTAGTGTTTGGTGCCATAGCCTTTTTCGTGGTGGGCTTTGGCATCAAGACCGCCCTCTTCCCCTTGCACGCCTGGCTCCCCAATGCATACGCCGTCGCACCGGCACCGGTAAGCGCCATCTTTTCCGCTCTGGTGGCAAAAGTGGGCGCTTATTCCCTCATAAGAGTACTTTTCACCATCTTCGGGGTCCAACTCATCACCGGGCCGATACCTGTTGCAGCGGCGTTGACTTGGGTGGCGGCGGCGACCATACTCATGGGTTCCCTGTACGCCATATCGCAGACGGATATCAAGAAGATGTTGGCTTATTCCAGTGTGGCCAACACCGGGTATGTGCTGCTAGGCGCGGGACTTGCCGTAGAGTTGGGCATGACGGGGGGTATACTTCATATCTTGAACCATGCCCTGGCAACCGGGTGTCTTTTTTTCTGCGCCGGAGCGGTGCTCTATAAGACCGGGATCCATCGCATAGAAGATTTCCGCGGTCTGGGCAGCAAGATGCCCCTCACGATGGCCGCATTCACTCTGGCGGCGGTCTCGCAGGTGGGAATCCCTCCCACCGCCGGATTCGTGAGTAAGTTCTACCTCAGCCTGGGGGCGTTGGAAGCAGGCGAGTGGATATTTATCATCGTAATATCCCTGGGCAGCCTGATGAGCGCGCTATTCTATCTGCGAGTCATTAAGTTGATTTACTTTGGCGGAGACAAACTTAAGGAGAAAGCGCAGATGGACGAACTCCCCCCGGGCATGATCATACCCATAATGATCCTGGCGCTGGGATGTGTGGTGCTCGGCATATTTGTGGGATTACCACTGTCTATGGTCGAGTCGGCGGTCAAGTTGTTGTTGGGAATGTGA